The window CAAAATCAATGAGCCTTCGTTCCTGGACGATTAATTACTAATAACATTTTAGTGGTTTAGGAGACCCTTCACACAATGAATGCACAGTTACATGGACAAAAGGGTTATATGACTCTAAAACTGAATATGAGTAAGGGATATGATAGAATAAAATGGAATTTCCTCAAAGCTGTCATGCTCAAGCTTGGTTTTCATTCCAGATGGACTGagttaatattaaaatgtatCACATCTTGCTCTTCTCTATTTTACTAAATGGGATTCCTCAAGAAATATTCAAGCCAACAAGAGGTCTAAGACAAGACTGCCCATTATcaccttttttatttatcatttgtgCTGAAGTGTTGACTGCACAACTTTATGATGTAGAAAAAAGGGCTCATTTCAAGTATTCCACTAGCAAGAGGTGAGATAAGAAtgaaccatatatttttttgctgatgatagcctaTTATTTTGCCAAACAAGTATAGAGGAGTGGGCATGGTTGAATCACATTTTGGAGATCTATGAGGAAGCTTCAGGACATATAAACTAAATAGGGAGAAGACCTCATTACTTTTAAGCAAGAACACTAAGCAACAAACAAGGGAATATATCATGCAAGTTGATTGTTTACGAGTTCTTCAGACATGGAGAAATATCTTGGCCTTTCATCTCCTAGTGGTAGATAAAAAAATGTCAGCTTTTCAAGGAATTATTGGAAAGGTGAGTAAGAGGATTGAAAACTGGAAAATTAATTCTCTCACAGGCTGGGAAAGAAATCTTGATCAAGGCTGTTGTTCAAGTCATTCCTACATATACCATGAGTGTATTTTTACCGCCAAAGGTATTGTGCAAAAAGCTTAACAATATAATGTCAAATTTCTTGTGGGGATCTCAAGATAACAACTCCAAACTACAATGGAAAAGCTGGAAATATATAAGTTATGGCAAAATAAATGGTGGTCTTGGTTTTAGGGATTTAATGAGTTTCAACTCAGCTCTACTAACCAAACAAGTTTGGAGGATGCTCACCAATCCAAATTCTTTGACTGCCAGAATCTACCAAATACTTCCCTAACAATTCTATTCTTCAAACTCAATTAGGATCAAGACCTTCTTTCACTTGGAGAAGTATTAGGTCAGCTATTAATATCATTAATGAGGGTCTAATATGTCGTGTTGGGAATGGGAAAAAGATACATATATGGCAAAATAAATGGATACCGAGAGAAAGATCAAGTAGAATCCAATCACCAAGGAAAGTCATGCCAGCTTCTGCAGTTGTGGCAGACTTAGTAGACCAACAAACATGATGGTGGAACATAAACCTACTAAAAGAGATCTTTATTGAGGAAGATATATTGGAAATCTTAAAGTTACCTGTTAATGTAACATCTGCTAAGGATAAATTAGTATAGAAGGATACTTCTAATGGTTGTTTCTCTGTAAAAAGTGCTTACCATCTACACAAAATAGCAATAGCAAGACAACAAAGAGGAATCTTCAGTAAAAGGTATTCATAGTAAGCTTAGGAAAGAAATCTGGAAAATGCATACAACCAATGCTGTTAAAGTGTTTATTAGGTGTGCATGTTCAAATGCTTTGCCTACTAAAATGAACTTGTACAAGAGGAAAATTGTTAACAATTCTATGTCCTATATGCATGAAAACAGATGAAACTCGTGGCCATCTTCTATGGACATGTCCATCTGCACAAGATGTTTGGATACTATGTAGCAGGAAAATCCAAAAAGCCTCTATCACAAATGAtgattttggaaatatatttatGCAAATACTTCAAAGAGTTGATCATAAGGAAATAGCTCTGTTTGCAGAAATAGCAAGAAATTTATGGTTTAGGAGACATAAACTGGTATTCAAAGGTACCTTTTTGCATCCCCTTGCCCTTTTCAATAGAGCTAGATAGGCATATGAAGGTTGTCAAGAAGTAAACAAATAGTGTAATAAAATAGTATCATCTTCTTCAAATCAACAGATGGTTATACAATGGGAAGCTCCACCAACAAATCGGCTTAAACTAAATTGGGATGTTGCTGTCAAACCTGAAGCTAATAAGATTGGTGTTGGAATAGTGATAAGGGATCGAGAAGGGGAAGTAATTGCTACTTTAATGTAGCCATTAAAATTTTGTACACATCCTACAAAAGCAGAAGCAAGATGACTAATTTTAGCTGCTTTCTTTTGCAAGGAACTTGATTTACAAAATGTCATGTGTAAATGCTATCTTAAATCAGGACAAGCAAATTGGGAAGTTTGGATGCTTATTGGAGGACGATCACAACATACAAGATGGAAAATCAAACATGTCAAAAGACATTgacaatggtttttttttttttgttcctagACATTGACAATGTTAATCCTTGTATCCAGTCCCTTGTAAGGGCTGAAAGCCAACTGTCATGCTTTATCGAATGAAAGTATGtcagttataaaaaataaaaataaaattaaaggatgTGTCCAAGCCCTAAAATAGGAAAGGCCCCAAGTCAAGTGGTTATCTCATAATAAGAGTAATACGTAGGGACTTCCCTATAAATTCAGAAAAACTCGTTCCCTACCGGTAAGCCCTACAACTCCCCCTCCCCTCGTATAAAGCCAACCTTTCATCTCAGAGGCCGAAGCCGCATTCCTCAGCCCAAGAATCACCCTCGCGCTCTTCCTGACTCTCTGATCTACTCGTAGCAACCATGGTAAGCAAAATAGAAGCCCATCTCTAAAACTTCCAGTAAATTAATGTCCtaagttctttctttttaatttcgtGATTGTTTGCCGAGAAAGGGTGGTAAGAATAATGGGTAAACACCAATTCTATCTGTTAGGTTATTGGAAAAGGTGGGAAAGTGTAAACAAGTAGGATTTCGTGTTCGTTTTGGATGAGGAAGGAAGCTAGAAAGTGAAACGAATCGTCGAATgctattgattttttaatatagtgtTGTAATTTTCGAGGCCCTCTCATCTTGCCAAGAAACCTATAAAAGCAATAGGAAAAGTTGAAGGCAGATGTATAGCCATGCTGTTAAATTTAATCGTTTGTTTTTTCTGAAAACAggctaattatattaatttggtcTAGTATTCTTGCAATGCTTGGAATTTATGCTGTAGACTCCGTGAAAAATCTAACATCTCGTTGAGGTTGTGGAAGTGCATCGTTCTCTtacaaatatatagttttttctttccgAAAGTTAATGAGATGGAGGAAAGACCTTTAGATGATGGCGGTTGCTGTTTGGTTTTAAAAGGACAGGAGGTCGACAGAATTGCccagtttttattattattcatagttTATGGTTCGGGCATAGTTCAAGATGCGTTGTACTGATTGGATTTAACTGATTGTTTTCTCACTTGACTAGTAGGATGAAATGTGCATAAGGATTTACTGAATTTCTTAATCTCACACCGGATGGTTCCTGCTCTCTCTCTAGATTTGGGAAATGGTGTAGAAAAACCACTTTATCCCTGTCAAATGGTGTCTTTCTTGTGTGAAGAACTGCAAGTTGTAGCATGGTAGTATGGTTGGACCAAGCACTTTATTCGGTTTCTGGATGGTCCTTAGTAAATTTTGTCTCATAGGAGATTTCATTTTCCTTAAGAGTATAGATTATGGAAAATTTTTTAGCTTTCTCAATATCACCTTTTCTGTTATGGTATTTCATTCCAAGAAATGCATTTCTACTTTTGTACTGGTTAGCATCCTAGTTCATGCATGTACATACACTTTCATACTGGTTTGAGGTGCCCATTTAACATTTATGAGTATATGAAATATTGACTTTTGTGAGATGACAGATGACTTTGATTTTGTATTCTTACATTTTATGGGCGTTCTGTAGTCAAAGCGAAAGCAAAGGGAACCAAAGGAAGAAAACGTGACCCTTGGCCCCGCTACCCGTGAAGGAGAACAAGTTTTTGGTGTGGCTCACATTTATGCATCTTTTAATGATACCTTTATTGTGAGTGACATTACTCATGTTTTAAGATATTTGGTTCTCCAATCGTAATTGTTTTGAGCTTGATTTTAAATGCTTTTCTTGCTTGGAAACCACAGCATGTGACTGATTTGTCTGGAAGAGAGACACTTGTTCGCATCACTGGTATGCCTCGTCTTAGTCTTTAATGGCTCTTTGTAGATACTCTGTGTAATGTTTGCTCTAGTCAGGTTTTTAATTGTGATGCTTGTGTCATTTTTATGTAATCCTTTTTAATCAGACAAAACTTACTATTTGATTAAGTGATGTGGTGTGcattgtttggttggaaagataATTTCACAACGCCTAATCTTCCAAACAACTTCACTGACTGGTTACAATCACTTTTTGTTTCATATTGAGCCATTAAGTAGGCACTGTAGGTCATCAGTCTCAGCCTAGGTTGTGGGTTTTGTCTGTCGTTTTTCATTTATTCCCACGTACATGGCTTGGTCTGTGTTTGTGCATTTGGTTATGTTGACATAATTACATCTATGAAGCATGCAATCTTACTATCACTTGAAACCttaacaaagaaaacaaattgaatTTCGTTTTATTTGCATCTATAtaattcttttctataattACCTTCTGGTGTCTCTGAGAATTTAATTCTCACTAGTGGATCCCCCATAAAAGGTGAAAATGAACCTTTCTTTGAATTGTAGGTGGTATGAAGGTGAAGGCTGATAGGGATGAGTCTTCACCATATGCAGCCATGCTTGCAGCACAGGATGTCTCACAAAGATGCAAGgtttctttcattccttttAATATATGGATTTCTTTTTAACTTCAGGATGGTTATTTATGGATTTTGTAGTAAGCGATACATCTCCCTGGAGGAACTTGGCATGCTTGCTTGCCTGACTGATTGTCATTCAATCCTAAACAGGAACTTGGCATCACTGCTCTTCATATCAAGCTCCGTGCTACTGGAGGCAATAAAACTAAGACTCCTGGTCCTGGTGCTCAGTCTGCACTCCGTGCCCTTGCTCGTTCTGGAATGAAGATTGGTCGAATTGGTAAGGATCTTACTTTTTCTTAATGCTTGAAGTGTATATACCACATCTGGCATGTATACCATAATTGCCTCGGGTGGATGTAGGCacctcaaaataatttttattgcatAAAGATTTTGCAAACAATATTCCATGGGAtgaatttctttgatttttttatccCTACTTGGGGCTTTTTTCCAAGATTGCCTTGATTTTACCAGTAATGTGCTTATCAGGATGGGCTCTGCCTGAACTTCAGCAATCAGAGGAATTCTTGCATTGGAGTGTTAATATACATCCCGATtagaattttgaatttatttttacgaGCTTAACTGATGGGAATCAGCATATGGCCTTGAATCTTATTTTGTGTGTTATGTTTACAGAGGATGTGACTCCAATCCCTAGTGACAGCACAAGAAGGAAGGGTGGTAGAAGAGGGAGAAGGCTGTAGGCTGTCTTCTCTCATCCCATCAATCAGCTCTGGGGCTGGTGATTTGGTTGCCTGGGTCGCAACATTTTTGTAGTTTGGACAATGGTCGACTTTTCTTTTATACGAATCTTAATGTAAGAATGAGGAGGGTGAGAAATTATCAATGCATGGCATTTATGTTCGGACAAATGAATTATATTCTGAGTTGTGATGCTTTCTGTgagtttcttttttatctttaaggaTTAATGGATTTATGGCCATGCAATGCCATATCAAGAGCACAGAAAAGTCAAATTGCCCATTACTCGCGGATGGGATGATTCAATTCTGggactaaaatataaataatctattttatttgaatgaaGCAACTCGTGAATTAACTTGAACTCATTCAAATATTAAACAAGCTGTTTAATAAAATACAACTCGGAGAAAAGCTCGACTCGTTTTATTCTTAAACGAAGAACCACTACTCGCTCAAACTTGTTTGCAACCTTATTCTTAAGGCGTCAAGTTGGATTTGGTTCTTTTGAGCTGCGCGACTGTCCTGAAAGCAAACAGTAAGTTGTACATCGCACACTTTGGGCtgatttgaatttagagatgagatgagatgattttatatgaaaattgaaaataatattgttaaaatattatttttttaatatgtgaaaatttaaaaaaattgtaataatgagatgagatgagatgaaatattttctaaatccaaacggagTCTTACTATGGCCCCAAGCTTATCTTTGTGTAGTTATGCGGTGTCACAATTTCCTTGAACTTGTCTAATTGGACATGACTTGGAGAATAATATTTCATGACTTCATCTAAATTTTATCAGTCAAGtcctatatattgaataatttGAATTATCTAATGCGTTTTAACTTGTTTTATTAGTCAATCGCTTAAATCAAgagtcattatatatatatatatatatatatatatatatatatatagaacacaCATCAATTAGTGTGACTagatataataaaattcaagatgGAAAACAACATTTCTGATCTTTCATaacttcttgtttgttttttttattccaatatCATTCTTGACTCATCTCTAAACTTTTCATAATGGCATCCGTGACTGTAACTCATTTACAGGCTCACGGGTGTCTACCATATTCATGACATGTATATCTAAATACACATCTGCATTCCTCAAACTTCGATTTCTAGTAATAGAAGAAATTTAGTAATCGATTTTTAGTAATGCATGAACATCATTCgatttcttgttttgaaaaatcGTAACTAACTTTCATATATGTATACCTTTTGATTTAACATACAGACTGGTTGTATCGAGAGacgagataagataagatgattttagatgaattgaataaaatattgttagaatattattttttaatattattattgttttggaatttgaaaaaattgaattgtttattatatatgttatgtgaaattttgaaaaagttgtaatgatgatatgagaattatttcatatatttttcatcgTGAATAAAGGGATAAATTATTAAAGTCAATGGTGACAAACGCGCGTCATGATACCATACACTTCTTGTGAAGAAGGGTCATTATTCaaagaaagtaaagagagaaaaaaaaaaaagagttagatATGATAAAATAGCAACTACGGGCAATGCATGCCAATGCCATCCTCAGATCTTGGGAACAAGACCATCCTTAAGAGCTTGAATGGTGGCAACATTGGTCTTGAAGGAATATTTAGCCAACACAGTGTCGTTGATCCCAGTGGCAAACAAAGTGTTAGGAAGTGAAACAGTTAATCCAGCATTTGCACTCCCAAAAGCTGAAATTGCTATAGCAGAATCTTCAGAGTCAGCATTGTACTGAAAGTGAACAAGTCCTTTGGGAAACACAAACATATCACCAGTTTGTAGTGTTCGAGTGTAGAGCTTGTTGGCTGTATCAACAAACCCTACCTGCAGAGAACCCTCAACAAGAAAAAGGAGCTCAGCCGAGCGAGGATGCATGGATGTGGGGTGGATTAGTGGTGCCATTTGCAAATTCAAACACAGCATAGGAAACACTCTGTCCTTCCAGAGCTGGGAATTCAACCAAGCTTGCTTTAAAAACCTTAAATGCCGTGGGAGGTTGATCTGCTCCGATAAGGGAACGCATGCGCATGCCAGTAAACGTGAAAAAGTTTCCATCAACAACGCTGAAGTTTTTGGGGACTGGAAAATCTGTTAAGATGTCTGGATCACTGGCGGTTGCTATTTTGATGATGGCATATGAAAAAACGTCTAGTAGTGAGAAGAGTTTCATGGTGAGAGTTTTAGAGGCCGCCATGCATGGAAGAGAGCTTTGAGGTTAGGAATAGGATGTTTTGAAAGAAAGGTACTTAGGATTTGAAAGAAAGGTACTTAGGATTTGAAAGAAAGGGctctatttataaattaggtTGTTATTGTAATAGAATTGAATCAGCCATGTTTGTAGTCCTTGTGCATGGATGACAACTACGTACAAAGTCATTGATCTTGTTGTAGCTAAGCTAGCTGCAGTTTTATGGTCGTCTTCGTCTTATCACTTGGCTGGTACGTACAGGACATCACGCAAGAAAGTGCAAATTACTTTGTTTATCCTTGTAAAAGTATATGCTTGGCTATTCCTTAAGGTTAGGTTTGGAGAATGAtcagttgagatgagctgagttgagatcaaatatgaaaattaaataaaatattgttaaaaaattatattttgatattattattattttaaaatttgaaaaaattgaattttttattatattttatgtgaaaattgtaatgatgagatgagataggttaAGAgtgtttttcaatccaaacagtGCTAATTAATGAAGAATGATATCATTAGTCTTGAGATCATGAAGAATGGCTACTTAATgctcttaattaattttctgtatAATGCTACTATTCATCTTAATCACACTTAATATTGTATATGCATTTTAAATAGTtccatatgtgtgtgtgtgtatgctaCTTAAATGGATATTCACTTGAGATGCATGGATTGGATTTATTCACTAGAATGTATTGACCTATATGGCTATATTAGGGAAGATTAATTCACGAACTTCATGAGTTTTCCATTTTgtatgatataaatatatatatatatatatatatataatatagcaaaattttagtaaaaacatctatttataaactttattttttcgtTACTCCACACATGACATTTTTAGTTTATCATTGTGTTTTTTGATATATCATCATTATccacttattttttctttgttgttgttttttttttttatctaacgGTATTGTTTCTCAGTAATAATGattgtttgttttaatttaatagttatatatattattcttttatctaACAATAACTTTTGTATCTGATGATCATATCTTCTTTTCTATCCTTCTAATGGTAATATTTCTTCTACGgctcatttttttatctaacGATTAAGCTCAATGTTGATGGCTCTTGTAAAATGGACTACAGTAGTGCGGCGACCACAGATTGTAAAATGGAATCGACCAAGACAAGGGTGGGTTAAGCTCAATGTTGATGGTACTTGTAGAGGTAACCCAGGGAGTTGTGGAGGGGGTGGTATTTTGCAAAATGATGAAGGGCGTACGCTGGCTACTTTCTCTTCCAAATTTGGTTTTGGTACTAATAATGAAGCGAAGCTTAAAATGCTTATTTCTAGCTTGTTACTTTGTCGGGACATGGAGATTTCGAAGGTTGAGATAGAATGTGATTTGGCTTTGGTTGTACAATGGATTAAGAATAAAGCTTTACAGTTTggtatttatgagatttttgaGAGGAGCTTATTCAAGCTCGATCTTCATGGATTTGATTACAcgatttctcatttgttttcaaaagGTAATAAAGTGGTGGATTTCCTAGCAAGATAGAGGGAGGAGGGTTTGAATTGTGATATGTGAGTTCCGATTATTTGCCACTACGCGTTAGAGGTTTGCTTAGATTGGATTATCTTGATTTGCCTAGTTTACGTGTTTAAGTTTAATTGTACTTGTTTGGGGTTGATTGTTatgttggtattttgttttaCTTGTTATGGGTTTTCCTCTACCATAAGTGAAGATTTCATTCAATAAAGTATGGACATGCcgtccttttttattttccttttttttttcgaaaaaaaaaaatctaccaattatatatatattttttatatctaatggttttttttaatttaaatttatttttttattatttttcaacgatcatatcttttaaaatctaatagttatatatatatatatatatatatttttttttttgtaaaaaatcatttgttatatttatcaatCACATCTGatggttatatttttttagtgtacGTACTAATTCTTCTAGGGTGTAATTCTCTCGCTATAAATATAACGTCCATATTCTATATAGTTTCATAACTGCTAGCGATTACCACCGTGGGTGACATCGGAGTCCATGATGTCGTGACAGATCTTCGAGTTTAATGATTTCACAGTCATGATCATGGGCCATACAGATCTGCCCACAGATCTTTATGCACAGATCTATATGACCCAGGACTGTGAACCGAAGTCTTTTGTTCGATTTGTTAGGTTTTTCTAATATGTAAGACTGTATGTTTGTTTGGTTGtaaatttagtttttgttttggatttgtaatgttttgttcaattgtgtttgaattttttgtatGATTTGTAACTTTCTAAGATATGTAAGTTTGTATTCAATATTATGTAAGTTTGTAATTTACAGTGTATTATGTAAATGCAGTGTTGGACTAGGTGGCATACGGGCTAGGGGTCAATCCACCCCCACATTCGAATGGGGGCACCCACCCACGGGGTTGGTACCAGTGTTTGGGGGCCTAAATTGTAAGTTTGTATTTAATATTCTGTATGTTTGTAATTTATAGTGTATTATGTAAATGCAATGTTGGACTAGGTGGCATATGGGCTAGGGGTCAATCCACACCCACATTCGAACCTGCCCACGGGTCCGGCACCGGTGTTCGGGGGTCCAAAATGTCCCTCCCCCAAGTAGGGGCGGGGGAGAGACGGGCACCCCTAACAATAgtaagttaatatattttaatgagaaATGCTACTATTCTATTCCAATCATACCGCTCTCACTTTGTCTCATTGTTAGGCAATGGTACACCACTTAGAGGCAcctggtttattaaaaaaatattcaatatatattagcatttaaaaatataaaaagaattaaaattaaaatcttaaacttttttataatttttatattttgaattttttattttttttaataaactacgTAAAACAACTAGTACCTGGCACGAAGTCATGAGTAGCATCACTCAATTTTAATCATGACGAAGGGGTCAAACGCCCTTTACATCATGTactattttagaaattttcttctATAAATTAACTTGATTTGGCTCAGATTTgtttacaatattatatatttaattcgtTTAGCATCTTCTCTTTCTCCAAACGTATAAATGGAAGGTGAAACGTCAAGACTCAAGGATATTAATCTCACTCTTATCTTTTTCTCAGTTGAATTCCCACCAAATCTCTGtgtctctatttctctctgtaTGCTTGTTCAACTCTTCATATCCAGAGAAGACCAAAAGAAAGAATCTTGAGATAATGACAGTCACGTCCTACATCCTTCAACCCCTTTGCTTCAACCCAACTCCACCACTCCAAATGCCGTCTCTGAAAAATCTCTCTTTCTCAGAATCTTTTtagtatttgtttttctttcttttccctaaTCAGCAAGAAACAATTTCTTTGCCAGCCATGCCTGAGGTCCTCGACCTCAGCCATTCCCCATCCCATTTCTCTTCCCCTGCTTCTCCTCCTCGTTCTCCATCTCCTACAAGagtctcttcctcttcctcttctttatgCTGCCCACCCCTTCAGAATGACGGCATCAATCACTCTGTCCGGGACTGTGACTCGCCCTCTTACTCTGTACATGAGGACGGGGATTCTATAACGACCGACtgtgaagaagaggaggaggaggaggagagcgATAGGCAAAGAAGGGACCAGCTACCTGTGCTGGCATTGCTGTTGGAAATCTTGAGGAAATCTTTAATGGCTTGCAAGAGTACTGACAGGAGGGAGCTCTGTCCCATGGAGATTGGTTGTCCGACTGATGTGCGGCATGTGGCGCATGTTACCTTTGATAGTTTTCATGGGTTCTTGGGATTGCCTGAGGAGTTTGAACCTGAGGTGCCCAGGAGGCCTCCTAGCGCCAGGTACATCTGGGGTTTGATCAATTCTTGCCGTTTATTATTTTTGGTGGGAATGTGAGcgtgtttttatattttcaattactaTTAGGTGCTTATTTTGGTATTAAATGGGTGAACTTGTTTGGTTTTAATTAATGGGTtttgctatttttttctttggattgcATTCATTTAATCCAATTCTTGATCCGTGAATTTACTCGTTTGCTGTTTACAAttcttggttttttgttttcttcatgaGTGACACCTtctatatgtgaaaaaaaaattgatggcaGATTGAACTAACAACTACTAATATTAGCTACAAGTCTAAAGTATGCAAGTCCTTTGAAAGGAGTGAGGCATTTTTGGGATGGGtcacacttttttcaaaggaattGCATGAGGATTGTACGCCGTGGACTTGCACAAATCCTTTTCCACAAACTAAGAACTTAATCATAATAACAGGAGATCTTCGACAAATTATCATTGGGGAGTACTCTTTTTCCTGCTATGATTTCCTAGTTCCATAGCTAAGGGTGTactctttttttctgtttcttatCTCAAATTTTTGTTGGTCTACTTACTCGATGGGATAGAGCTTTGAGTTTCCCAATTAGGGGAACAAGTGCATATAAGTGGTATCATCCATTCCTGAGATTAGCC is drawn from Juglans regia cultivar Chandler chromosome 5, Walnut 2.0, whole genome shotgun sequence and contains these coding sequences:
- the LOC108986487 gene encoding 40S ribosomal protein S14-3-like, whose amino-acid sequence is MSKRKQREPKEENVTLGPATREGEQVFGVAHIYASFNDTFIHVTDLSGRETLVRITGGMKVKADRDESSPYAAMLAAQDVSQRCKELGITALHIKLRATGGNKTKTPGPGAQSALRALARSGMKIGRIEDVTPIPSDSTRRKGGRRGRRL